One region of Rana temporaria chromosome 9, aRanTem1.1, whole genome shotgun sequence genomic DNA includes:
- the CMC4 gene encoding cx9C motif-containing protein 4: protein MSQRKDPCQKAACAIQKCLQAHKYNESQCQAEFQEMRICCSKPVNQNSLCCSGFSDQKTNDGKTDHETINEELH from the exons ATGTCACAGAGGAAGGATCCGTGTCAGAAAGCTGCGTGTGCCATTCAGAAGTGTCTGCAAG CACACAAATACAACGAGTCGCAGTGTCAGGCCGAGTTTCAAGAAATGCGGATTTGTTGTTCAAAACCAGTCAACCAAAATTCATTGTGTTGCTCCGGCTTTTCCGATCAGAAAACaaatgatggaaaaactgatcatGAGACAATCAACGAAGAACTCCACTAG
- the DKC1 gene encoding H/ACA ribonucleoprotein complex subunit DKC1 isoform X1: MAEGEGSKKKSKKRRSQTAGEIADIQHEESFLIKPESKIAQLDTSQWPLLLKNFDKLNVRTTHYTPIPSGSNPLKRDIAEYIKTGFINLDKPANPSSHEVVAWIRRILRVEKTGHSGTLDPKVTGCLIVCIDRATRLVKSQQSAGKEYVGIVRLHNALENELQLSRALETLTGALFQRPPLIAAVKRQLRVRTIYESKLVEYDPERRLGIFWVSCEAGTYIRTLCVHMGLLLGVGGQMQELRRVRSGVMGEKDNLVTMHDVLDAQWQYDNNKDETYLRRVVFPLEKLMVSHKRLVMKDSAVNAICYGAKIMLPGLLRYEDGIEINQDIVVVTTKGEAICIGTALMTTAVISTCDHGIVAKIKRVIMERDIYPRKWGLGPKASQKKMMIQKGLLDKHGKSNENTPNQWRDEYVDYSARAKQQPPATPAPETPPPSKRKHASESDSEAATPKPTKKKKKKQSEEAPAEEEEVEIKEEPEEGDESASVKKKKKKKHQEAQEEEQAVSEDSPKVSKSAKKKKKKHREED; this comes from the exons aattttgaCAAGCTGAATGTTCGGACGACGCACTACACTCCTATTCCATCAGGCTCCAATCCCCTGAAAAGAGACATTGCTGAGTATATTAA AACAGGATTCATCAACCTTGACAAACCAGCCAATCCGTCATCGCACGAGGTTGTAGCATGGATCCGCCGAATTCTACGTGTGGAGAAAACGGGTCACAGCGGAACGTTGGACCCGAAGGTGACGGGCTGTTTGATTGTCTGCATCGACCGCGCAACTCGGCTTGTCAAATCGCAGCAGAGTGcag GCAAAGAATATGTTGGTATTGTACGACTTCACAATGCTCTGGAGAACGAGCTGCAGCTTTCACGG GCTCTGGAGACGCTCACCGGCGCCCTCTTTCAGAGACCTCCGCTAATAGCTGCTGTGAAAAGACAGCTGCGTGTGAGAACGATTTACGAGAGCAAACTCGTGGAATATGATCCTGAGCGCCGACTAG GTATATTCTGGGTAAGCTGTGAAGCTGGAACATACATCCGTACTCTCTGCGTCCACATGGGCTTGCTGCTCGGGGTTGGAGGACAGATGCAGGAACTGCGCAGAGTTCGCTCGGGAGTTATGGGTGAAAAG GATAACCTTGTCACGATGCATGACGTGTTGGATGCTCAGTGGCAGTATGACAACAATAAAGATGAAACCTACCTTCGTAGGGTTGTCTTTCCACTAGAAAAGCTGATGGTATCCCATAAAAGACTGGTTATGAAGGACAGTGCG GTTAATGCCATATGCTATGGGGCAAAGATCATGCTGCCTGGACTTCTGAGATATGAAGAtggcatagaaatcaatcaggaTATCGTGGTGGTCACAACCAAAGGAGAGGCAATCTGCATTG GTACTGCCCTTATGACGACTGCGGTGATCTCTACGTGTGACCATGGTATTGTTGCAAAGATTAAACGCGTCATTATGGAGAGGGACATTTATCCACGCAAGTGGGGCCTGGGTCCTAAG GCAAGTCAGAAGAAAATGATGATTCAGAAAGGTCTGCTGGACAAACACGGCAAATCCAATGAAAATACTCCAAATCAATGGCGGGATGAATATGTGGATTACAG TGCCAGGGCGAAGCAACAACCACCAGCAACTCCTGCGCCAGAAACTCCTCCACCTTCTAAG AGAAAGCATGCAAGTGAATCGGACAGCGAAGCAGCAACTCCAAAGCCTAccaaaaagaaaaag AAAAAGCAGTCAGAGGAAGCGCCAGCCGAAGAAGAGGAAGTGGAGATCAAG gaggagccagaggaaGGTGATGAGAGCGCTTcagtaaaaaagaagaagaagaaaaagcacCAAGAAGCACAAGAAGAGGAACAAGCCGTGTCAGAAGACTCTCCAAAG gtgAGCAAAAGtgcgaagaagaaaaagaagaaacacAGAGAAGAGGACTGA